In bacterium 336/3, the following proteins share a genomic window:
- a CDS encoding methionyl-tRNA synthetase, which translates to MSKNFQRYTVTAALPYANGGVHIGHLAGVYIPADIYCRYLRLKNEDVLFICGSDEHGVPVTIRAAKEGITVQQVVDKYDKIIGDSFKEFGISFDIYSRTSKPIHHETSREIFKTLYDKGVFVEDTSEQYFDPIANKFLADRYIVGTCPVCNNPDAYGDQCENCGTSLTPDKLINPRSKLSDATPIKKETKHWYFPLDKYEAWLKEWILEGHKEWKTNVYGQCKSWLDAGLQPRPMTRDLDWGVPLPIPNTEGKVMYVWFDAPIGYISATKDYFAQKNADADAWKPYWKDESTKLVHFIGKDNIVFHCILFPAILKAEGSYILPENVPANEFLNLADAKISTSKNRAVWLDEYLREFEGKQDVLRYVLTANAPETKDNNFTWKDFQDRNNNELVSNLGNFVNRVLTLTQKYFDGVVPPLNDLEKVDIDLVESLKTFPSKIGESIENYRFREALGYIMELSSIGNKYFQENEPWKLAKDFEGNKARIENVLHLALQLTANLAFLIEPFLPFTAQKLQKALGVGKFYWNELGNQDLLISGQKIEQAGLLFEKIEDETIQKQLNILAEREKMNELDSKKPQPLASEITYDDFAKLDIRVATVLKAEKMPKSDKLLKLLLDTGIDERVVLSGIAKHFSPEEVVGKQVCVLCNLAPRKMMGEMSNGMILMAEDKDGSLKFIEPSAAIWNGAKIS; encoded by the coding sequence ATGTCAAAAAATTTCCAGCGTTATACAGTTACAGCAGCGTTGCCCTATGCCAATGGAGGCGTTCATATAGGTCATTTGGCTGGAGTTTACATCCCTGCCGATATTTATTGTCGTTATTTGAGACTCAAAAATGAAGATGTATTGTTTATTTGTGGCTCAGATGAGCATGGCGTTCCTGTAACCATCAGGGCTGCCAAAGAAGGCATTACAGTACAACAAGTTGTAGATAAATATGACAAAATTATTGGAGATTCTTTCAAAGAGTTTGGGATTAGTTTCGATATTTACTCAAGAACATCAAAACCTATTCATCACGAAACTTCCAGAGAAATTTTCAAAACTTTGTATGATAAAGGTGTTTTTGTAGAAGATACTTCAGAGCAGTATTTTGACCCTATTGCTAATAAATTTTTAGCTGATAGATACATTGTAGGTACTTGTCCTGTTTGTAACAATCCTGATGCCTATGGCGACCAATGTGAGAATTGTGGAACCTCTCTAACTCCAGATAAACTTATCAATCCACGTTCTAAACTCTCCGATGCCACTCCTATCAAAAAAGAAACCAAACACTGGTATTTCCCTTTGGATAAATATGAAGCTTGGCTCAAAGAATGGATTTTAGAGGGTCATAAAGAATGGAAAACCAATGTCTATGGTCAGTGTAAATCGTGGTTGGATGCAGGTTTACAACCTCGACCCATGACAAGAGACTTGGATTGGGGTGTTCCCTTGCCTATTCCAAATACAGAAGGAAAGGTAATGTATGTTTGGTTTGATGCCCCTATTGGCTACATTTCAGCAACCAAAGACTATTTTGCTCAAAAAAATGCTGATGCTGACGCTTGGAAGCCTTACTGGAAAGATGAAAGCACCAAATTGGTACATTTTATTGGAAAAGATAATATTGTATTCCACTGTATTCTTTTTCCTGCTATTTTAAAGGCTGAAGGCTCTTACATTTTGCCAGAAAATGTCCCTGCTAATGAGTTTTTAAATTTAGCTGATGCAAAAATTTCGACTTCAAAGAATAGGGCTGTGTGGTTAGATGAATATTTGAGAGAATTTGAAGGTAAACAGGATGTTTTACGTTATGTGCTCACAGCCAACGCCCCTGAAACCAAAGACAACAATTTCACTTGGAAAGATTTCCAAGATAGAAACAACAACGAATTAGTCTCAAATTTAGGTAATTTCGTAAATAGAGTCCTTACACTTACTCAAAAATACTTTGATGGTGTTGTACCTCCTCTCAACGATTTGGAGAAAGTAGATATTGATTTGGTTGAAAGTTTGAAAACATTCCCCAGTAAAATTGGTGAAAGTATCGAAAATTATCGTTTCCGTGAGGCTTTGGGCTATATTATGGAGCTTTCAAGTATTGGAAACAAATATTTCCAAGAAAATGAGCCTTGGAAACTTGCCAAAGACTTTGAAGGAAACAAAGCCCGTATCGAAAATGTATTGCATTTGGCTTTGCAATTAACAGCTAATCTGGCATTTTTAATAGAGCCATTTTTGCCTTTTACAGCTCAAAAGCTTCAAAAGGCTTTAGGAGTTGGCAAATTTTACTGGAATGAACTCGGAAATCAGGATTTGCTTATTTCAGGACAGAAAATTGAGCAGGCAGGTTTATTATTCGAAAAAATTGAAGATGAAACCATACAGAAACAACTAAACATCTTAGCAGAAAGAGAAAAAATGAATGAATTAGACAGCAAAAAGCCTCAGCCTTTGGCTTCAGAGATTACTTATGACGATTTTGCAAAATTAGATATTCGTGTGGCTACGGTACTAAAAGCCGAAAAAATGCCTAAATCTGATAAATTATTAAAACTTTTACTAGATACGGGCATTGATGAAAGAGTAGTTTTAAGTGGTATTGCCAAACATTTCTCCCCTGAAGAAGTTGTAGGAAAACAGGTTTGTGTACTTTGTAACCTTGCTCCTCGTAAAATGATGGGCGAAATGTCTAATGGGATGATTTTAATGGCTGAAGACAAAGACGGAAGTCTTAAATTTATTGAGCCTTCAGCAGCCATCTGGAATGGAGCAAAAATTAGTTAA